GATGCTGTCGAGGAGGGGCTGATGCTCGGCCAGGTGTTGGTTACGGGCGGCGCGTCCGGGTTGGGCGCGGCCGTGGTGCACGCGGTGCACGAGCTGGGCGGACGTCCGCTGGTGCTGGACAAGGCCGCGCCGTCGTCCGCGGAGGTGGCCGACTTCGAGTCGGTGGACCTGTCCGACACCAGGGCGGCGGAACGCGCGGTGCGGGCGATCGCCGAGCGCAACGGCGGCCTGCGCGCGGTGGTGACGGCGGCGGGCACGGACGCGTGCGGCCGGCTGGACCAGGTGTCCGGCGCCGACTGGGACCGGGTGGTGATGGTGAACCTGCTCGGCACCGCGGCGGTGGTGCGGGCGGCGTTGCCGATGCTCGACGGCGGCCGGGTGGTGACCATCGCGTCGACCCTCGGGCTGCGCGCGGTCAGCGACGCGACCGCGTACTGCGCCTCGAAGTTCGGCGTGGTCGGCTTCACGAGGGCGTTGGCGGCCGAGACCGCCGGACGGGTCGGCGTGACGCTGGTGATCCCCGGCGGGATGCGCACCCACTTCTTCGACGACCGGGCCGAGCAGTACCGGCCGCCGGACGACAGCAAGCTGAACCCGCCCGAGCGGGTCGCCGACGCGATCGTGTTCGCCCTGAGCCAGCCCGAGGGGTGCGAGGTCCGCGAACTCGTGGTGGCGCACGCCGAGGAGGGGTCGTGGCCGTAGCGTCCCGGCTCGACACCGGCCGGGCGTTCGCCAAGGTGCTGCTGCCGACGCTGGCCAAGGGCGTGATCGTGCGCCGGCCGCCGGTGATGGCGATGGCCGAGAAGATGCAGGCCGACGCCGTGGCGGTGGCCACCATGATGCGGTTCCGGCAGCGGTACGGCCCGCAACCGTTGCGGCTCAGGGTGACGGGACGCAGCATCGCGCTGCTGCTGGACCCGGTGGACGTCTCGCGGCTGCTGGCCGACTCGCCGTCGCCGTTCGCCCTGGCCACCCGGGAGAAGAAGGCCGCGTTGGCGCACTTCCAGCCGCACGGCGTGCTGATCTCGACGGGGGAGGAGCGCGCGCGGCGCCGTGCGTTGAACGAGGAAGTGCTGCGGCCGGAGAAGATCGACGCGCAGGGGATCGTGGCGGACGAGGCGGACCTGCTGCTGCGGCACGTCCGGAGCAGCGGTGTGCTCACGTGGGACTCGTTCGCGCAGGCGTGGTGGCGGGCGGCGCGGCGGATCGTGCTCGGCTCCTTCGCGCGCGAGGACGTCGAGCTGACCGACATGCTGAAAACGTTGCGCGGCCACGCGAACTGGGCCTACCTGCACCCGCGCCGCGAAGGGCTGCGCCGGCGGTTCGACGGACGCCTGCGCAGGCACCTGGAGCGTCGTGAGCCGAACAGCCTGGCGAGCCTCGCGCCCGCCGACGACGTGGCGGAACAGGCGCCGCACTGGCTGTTCGCGTTCGACGCGGCGGGCATCGTGACCATGCGGGCGCTGGCGATCGGCGGCTCCGGCCAGGCCGGGATCTGGGAGTCGGCGCGGCTCTGGCCGACCACGCCGGTGATCCTGCGGGAGAGCACGGAACCGACCCACTGGCACGGCGCCTGGCTGCCCGCCGGCACCACGTTCGTCGTGTTCGCGCCCTACTTCCACCGTGATCGGGAACGGCTGCCGTACGCCGACGAGTACGCGCCGGACATCTGGCCCACGCCGCCCGAACCGGCTCTGGTGCCGTTCAGCGGCGGTCCGGGCGTGTGCCCGGGGCGTGATCTCGTGCTGGTCGCGGCGAGCACCATGCTCGACACCCTGCGGGACCACCTCGCCGTGCCGACGTTGCACGCGCCCCTGCCCACCACCCTGAACCACTTCGCGCTGTCGTTCGATGCGGTTAACACAACCGGGTGATGGGTATGTGGTGCGCGTGAGCCAAGCCGAGGAGTCGCACCAGCGGAGGTTGGCCCGCAACCTCAACGAGTTGCTGCAAGAACTGCGGGTCGCGCAGGCGGGCGTGCAGATCCTGTTCGGTTTCCTGCTGTCCATCGCCTTCACCGAGCGCTATGCGGCAGCCGACGCGTACGTCCGCGTCACCCACTTGATCACGGTCCTCTTCGCCGCGTGCGCGGTCGCGCTGCTCACCGCGCCGGCGGCCTGGCACCGGATCCTCTTCCGCCGCGGCAGGCGGGAGGACGTGATCGAGGTGGCGAACCGCTACGCGATCCTCGGGCTGGCGTGCCTCGCGGTGGCCATGACCGGCACCATCCTGGTGCTCGGCGAGGTCATCATCGGCGGCTGGGCGGGCATCGCGCTGGGCGTGTTCGCGGCCCTGTTCTTCGGCACGCTGTGGTTCGCGCTGCCGTGGCGTGAGCGTGGCCGTGACTCGACGGGGGACGAGGACGACGAAGACGAGGAAGACCGCCTCGAATAGCGCCCCCGTCAGCCCGAGCCGGTTCCCCTCAGCCCGACTCGTCCGTGGCCGTGTGCGGCGTGCCGACCGGCTTGGACTCCGGCGATCCGCGTTGGCGCAGGTACACGCTCAGCACCACCATCGAGCCGATGGCCAGGAACTCCGACTGCCAGTTCTGCAGCGACCGGTTCCAGAAGTCGGCGCTCAGCACGTAGTCCCACCACGTGATCGGGTCCAGGAAGTCGTTCAGCCGGTCGTTGTTGTACGCGCTGCGCCCGGCGATCGACTGGGTCAGCCACGAGCCGACGAACAGGCCGAGCATGACCAGGCCCAGCGAGTTCGAGTACAGCGCCGTCCGCCAGCCGCCCGCCTTCGCCCACGGCGGCGACTGCTCCTTCACGTGCGCGCCGAGCAGTTGATCCTTGTCCGACTCCGCGCCGATCCGCGACGCCGGTTTCGACTCCGGCGAACCGCGCTGCATGAGCCACACGGTGGCGAAGATGAACAGGAAGAACTGGAGGTACTCCGACTGCCAGTTCTCGGCCACGTCCACCGCGTAGTCCGACGACATCACGTACTCCCACAAGCCGATCGGGTCACCGCCGTCGGTGAGCCGCCGGTTGTTCAGGTCGGCGTTGCCCGCGAACGCCTGGCCGACCAGCGTGGCCAGGCACAGCAGGCCGAACGTCAGGCCCAACCCGTTGTCCCGCAGGAACCTCTTCACAGTCCCACCAGCCCGATGACGCTGAAGAAGACCAGCAGACCCAGCACGCCGAGCAGATAGGCGTAGAACATCCCGCGCTGCGTCACGGCCCACCCACCTCGCACTTGTACGGCCGGTCGGCCTGCGCGGTGCAGCCCGCGCCGGACACCCGCCACCCGGACGTCAGGTCACGCAGGAACAGGACGTCGTCCGACGTGCGGACCTGCGCCGCGTCACCCCAGACCTCGACCGACTCCACCGACCCGCCGGGCAGGTCCAACGACGAGCACTCCGCGCCTTCACGCGCGCGTTCGGTCAACATGTCGCACGCCCGCTCGGAGTCACCCTCGGCGAGCGCGGCCGTGAAGTCGTCCGCCGTGCGCCGGACCAGGTCCTCGGTGCCCGAGCCACACCCGCCGGCGAGCACGCAGACCGGCAACGCCACGGCGAGTAACCACCGGAAGCGGATCATCGCTGGACGATAACCCGTCACGGGCGCAGCAGCACTTTGACGGCGCTGTCCTGCTTGCGCTGGAAGATGTCGTAGGCGTGCGGCGCCTCGTCCAGCGGCAGGTGGTGCGTGGCGAACGAGTCCACGCCGAGCGGGTCGGCGTCGGTCAGCAGCGGCAGGATCTCCGGCACCCAGTGCCACACGTTCGCCTGGCCCATGCGCAGCTGCACCTGCTTGTCGAACAGGGTCAGCATCGGCAGCGGGTCCGCCATCCCGCCGTACACGCCGACCACCGAGATCGTGCCGCCGCGCCGCACGATGTCGATCGCCAGCCGCAGCGCGTGCAGCCGGTCCACGCCCGCGGTCTGCATGAACCGGGCCGCGATGGCGTCCGGCAGCAGTCCGACGGCCTGGTGGGCGAACTTCGCCACCGGCGCGCCGTGCGCCTCCATGCCGACGGCGTCGATCACGGCCTCCGGGCCGCGGCCGTCGGTCAGGTCGCGGATGTGGTCCACGAGGTGGCTGTCCCGCACGTTCAGCACGGTGACGCCGTGGTTCTTGGCGCGCGCCATCCGTTCCGGCACCAGGTCGACCCCGATGACCTGCCCGACGCCGCGGTGCTGCGCGATCCGGGTCGCCATGTCGCCGATCGGGCCGAGCCCGAGGACCACCAGGCTGTCCCGCGTGCCCGCGTACTCCACCGCCTGCCACGCCGTCGGCAGCACGTCGGACAGGTAGACGAACCGGTCGTCCGGCGGTCCTTCCGGCACCTTGATCGGCAACGTGTTGCCGAACGGCACCCGCAGGTACTCGGCCTGGGCGCCCGGCACCTGCCCGTACAGCTTGGTGTAGCCGAACAGCGCCGCGCCCGTGCCGTGCTCGCGCACCTGGGTCGTCTCGCACTGCGACTGGAGGCCGCGCGAGCACATGAAGCACGTGCCGCAGGAGATGTTGAACGGCACCACCACGCGGTCGCCCGGCTTGACGTCGGCGACACCCACGCCGACCTCCTCGACCACGCCCATCGGCTCGTGCCCCAGGATGTCGCCCTCGTCGATGAACGGGCCCATCACCTCGTAAAGGTGCAGGTCGGAGCCGCACAGCCCGGACGACGTGATGCGCACGACGATGTCGGTCGGCTCCTTGATGATCGGATCGGGCACGGTGTCCACGCGAACGTCCCGCTTGCCGTGCCACGTGACGGCCTTCATCCCTGTGCTCCCTCCGGCGCGATTCCCGAGTGGCGTTCCCGGCACGGCGGGTGGCAAACACGGGTGGCGCTGTGTGGTGGACACCGGGCCGGGTACCCGCCTGCCATGAGCGCACCACTACCTCAAGACCGGGCCGGCGCGCCGCAGCGCGCGGTGGTGACCGGGTCCGACTCCGGCATCGGCAAGGCGGTCGCGGTGGCCCTCGCGGGCGGCGGCGTGGATGTCGGCATCACCTACCACCGGGACGCCGAAGGCGCCGAGGACACCGCCCGGAAGGTCCGCGAACGCGGCGTCCAGGCGGCCGTGCGGCAGCTCGACCTGACCGACCTGCCGACCGCGGCGGCCGTGGTCGACGAGCTGGCCGCCGAGCTGGGCGGTGTGGACGTGCTGGTGAACTGCGCGGGCACCGGCACCGCCCAGAAGGCCATGGAGATGGACTTCGACACGTGGCGCGGGGTGCTGTCGGTGGACCTCGACGGC
This is a stretch of genomic DNA from Saccharothrix ecbatanensis. It encodes these proteins:
- a CDS encoding alcohol dehydrogenase catalytic domain-containing protein, with the protein product MKAVTWHGKRDVRVDTVPDPIIKEPTDIVVRITSSGLCGSDLHLYEVMGPFIDEGDILGHEPMGVVEEVGVGVADVKPGDRVVVPFNISCGTCFMCSRGLQSQCETTQVREHGTGAALFGYTKLYGQVPGAQAEYLRVPFGNTLPIKVPEGPPDDRFVYLSDVLPTAWQAVEYAGTRDSLVVLGLGPIGDMATRIAQHRGVGQVIGVDLVPERMARAKNHGVTVLNVRDSHLVDHIRDLTDGRGPEAVIDAVGMEAHGAPVAKFAHQAVGLLPDAIAARFMQTAGVDRLHALRLAIDIVRRGGTISVVGVYGGMADPLPMLTLFDKQVQLRMGQANVWHWVPEILPLLTDADPLGVDSFATHHLPLDEAPHAYDIFQRKQDSAVKVLLRP
- a CDS encoding DUF6766 family protein produces the protein MKRFLRDNGLGLTFGLLCLATLVGQAFAGNADLNNRRLTDGGDPIGLWEYVMSSDYAVDVAENWQSEYLQFFLFIFATVWLMQRGSPESKPASRIGAESDKDQLLGAHVKEQSPPWAKAGGWRTALYSNSLGLVMLGLFVGSWLTQSIAGRSAYNNDRLNDFLDPITWWDYVLSADFWNRSLQNWQSEFLAIGSMVVLSVYLRQRGSPESKPVGTPHTATDESG
- a CDS encoding DUF6328 family protein, with amino-acid sequence MSQAEESHQRRLARNLNELLQELRVAQAGVQILFGFLLSIAFTERYAAADAYVRVTHLITVLFAACAVALLTAPAAWHRILFRRGRREDVIEVANRYAILGLACLAVAMTGTILVLGEVIIGGWAGIALGVFAALFFGTLWFALPWRERGRDSTGDEDDEDEEDRLE
- a CDS encoding cytochrome P450, translating into MAVASRLDTGRAFAKVLLPTLAKGVIVRRPPVMAMAEKMQADAVAVATMMRFRQRYGPQPLRLRVTGRSIALLLDPVDVSRLLADSPSPFALATREKKAALAHFQPHGVLISTGEERARRRALNEEVLRPEKIDAQGIVADEADLLLRHVRSSGVLTWDSFAQAWWRAARRIVLGSFAREDVELTDMLKTLRGHANWAYLHPRREGLRRRFDGRLRRHLERREPNSLASLAPADDVAEQAPHWLFAFDAAGIVTMRALAIGGSGQAGIWESARLWPTTPVILRESTEPTHWHGAWLPAGTTFVVFAPYFHRDRERLPYADEYAPDIWPTPPEPALVPFSGGPGVCPGRDLVLVAASTMLDTLRDHLAVPTLHAPLPTTLNHFALSFDAVNTTG
- a CDS encoding SDR family oxidoreductase — its product is MLGQVLVTGGASGLGAAVVHAVHELGGRPLVLDKAAPSSAEVADFESVDLSDTRAAERAVRAIAERNGGLRAVVTAAGTDACGRLDQVSGADWDRVVMVNLLGTAAVVRAALPMLDGGRVVTIASTLGLRAVSDATAYCASKFGVVGFTRALAAETAGRVGVTLVIPGGMRTHFFDDRAEQYRPPDDSKLNPPERVADAIVFALSQPEGCEVRELVVAHAEEGSWP